The genome window AAGGCTTTTCAAGTTTTTGCCTCTTGTAGTAAAATCATATTTGTATCTAATGTGCATTTTTCTGATCACTAAAAAGATtagcagtctttaaaaaaaaaagccagccatcttaaccttaaaaaaaaaaaaaaaaaaaaaaagacatgtaaaCCTGGcaaaatggtggcgcacgcctttaatcccagcacttgggaggcaaaggccagcagatctctgtgagtttgaggccagcctcatctacagatctagttccaggacagctaacactacacagagaaatcctgtctccaaaaaccaaaccaaaccaaccaaccaaacaaacaaacaaacaaaacaacaacaacaacaacaacaaaagaaacatgtaaaccaaaattgttgattttttgagacagggtttctctgtgtagtcctggctgtactagagcttgctctgtagactagactggcctcgaactcatagaggtccacctggctctgcctcccgagtgctgggattaaaggcgtgcgccacccccacccctgctcccagaTTGTTTTCTAATGTCTCAAGAAGACTAAGAATGCTTtctcaggccaggcggtggtggtgcacgcctttaatcccagcactcgggaggcagagccaggcggatctctgtgagttcgaggccagcctggactaccaagtgagtcccaggaaaggtgcaaagctacaacagagaaaccctgtctcagaaaaaaaaaaaaaaaaaaaaagaatgctttctCAGAACTTTACCCAGGCAAAGTGACTTGGATGTTCCCTCCGTTCTGTGATCTCACCTGTTCCTTTTTACTTGCACAAAACTCTGTTCATAAGAACAGTGCATAAGGGCGATTTTAGCTCATCATTCACTTAGTTGTTTCTTCACCCAACAAATGTTGATTTGCCAGGAATTTTGCCAAACAAACCAAGAGCCGCTTCTCCCGATCTTCTAGAGATCTCTGTCTCTTGCACAGGAGAGTGATCCTTGGGCAGCTCCTTACAACCCATTGTCTTCCCAcgttttttatttataagtctTTATGGTCAATATGcagggaaaagtgtgtgtgtgtgtgtgtgtgtgtgtgtgtgtgtgtgtgtgtgtgtgtgtgtctctgtgcgcACGCGCATGCTCTATTCACTGCCAAGGACTGGCGACATCAATACCAAGGAAAGTTTTGAAATGGGGGGAAATGCCTTCATTTCAAGCGCTGTTTTAAAGCTATGATTATGGTTAAAGTCTTAAAGCACCCCAGTTTTTTCggttgtttctttcttctgtaagcaAGTGCGCTTTGCTCTTCAAAAAGAGGGAAGAAGCCTCCCTTATTTCACGGGTGTGCCCAGTTGGATGAAAAGGGCAATGAAAAACAGGTCTTTCAAATTAACTCCGGTAGTTCCCAATTTTGCCTGGAGAAAAACCGGACAATCCACATTGTAATCGTCTGCAGTTTGTATATCAGAAAGATAAGCCTCTAAAGACTTGACCCTCCAGGTAAGTCTTTTTTGACCTGCAGGAAATGTTTGCTACTTTAAAACCCACGGGTCAAGGGTAAAACAGTCGACTTCCGAATCTGAAGCACTGGAACTTAACACAGCTAATGACTTCAGATAGATAATGGTGTGGTTTGCCAGATAAGAAGTGCTACGCCCGGGGTAAATCAGCTAGTTGTGGGTGGTGTCGCTGCTGGGTTCTTTGACatttatccatttttaaaagattaaaccACAGCAGAAATGAGAACGCTGGGGTTGGCTCTGCACGCAGTCTGTGCAAGTCCTCCCAGCTCGCGTGTTGCATGCAAATCAGCCGGTCAGTCCCGGGACCACGGCAGTCACTTTCGCGCCACTTTCCCAGGACCGCGCAGCTCCATAAAGAACCGGCAGCACTAAGTCCCCCAAATGCCACTGTTCCAACGCGCATTCAGCAGTTTCCGAGGATACTCAGGATTATGACGATCGGAACCACTTcgatttttttcccttggggcTTGAGAGCTTCGGATGCGGCGAGAGAAGTCATCTTAGCTGGCAGGACCTGTGTCCCGGCGCGGGAAAGCCAGCGGCCCCGCCCCTCCGGCGGCGGAGTGCGCGCCCCGCCTCTGCCCCGGATCTCCTGCTGCTCAGGCTCCAAGTGCTTGTGGGTTCCTCTGGTCTGTCCCCGCTCCGAGTGCTTGGGTACCCGCTGCCAGCATGGAGGCTCGCCGCACGCGGGTGAGGCTCGGCCGGGTGCACCGGGGCGGGCTTGGGGGGTGCTGGACGCCGGCGGGCCGGGGCCACTTCCCTACAACTCCGCGGGTGAGCGCCGCTCCCTTGTCCCACGGCGCTCCTGATCGTCGCCAGATTAGGGGAAGTCACAggttgcttttgcttttcttataATCTTTGCACCTAGGATAACTCTAGACCAAGGTGATGCGCCCGCCGGCGCGCACGGGGTTGGCAGCGCTGGGGGAGCCTGCGGGACGTGCGTTCGTGGTGCACGTGCGCGCCGGAGGCCGGGGGCTGGCTGCTGGCGGTGGTGTTCGGCGGTCGAGTCCCAGCCCTTCCATCCCCTGGGACTGTGCCCAGCACTACTCGCTCACGGCGGGTGCGTACCCACGCGTGCACTGGTGGCCCTGGgacctgcttcctctcctctgaGGCCCCTTCAACCACTCTGGATCTCTGGATTTAGGTTTGAAGGCCTTGTGAACATCTCTTGAGAACTTGGGTTGTGCACGTGGGGGAAGGTATTGTTTTAGTCCCAGGCTGTAATTAAGCGCAGTTTAGGGGTCCAGCGGTGCAATCCGTGCACCACGGCGGTTTCAGTGTGCTTCCCTGCGTCCCCTCCTCACCACCCCGTCTCTACCTCACTTGAAGCTGCGAGCTGCCCCGAGTGGAACGTTACTTTTTTGCTCCAACGGAAGCCAGAACTTACGTCCTGCCCTGAAGAGGGTTGAAGAGTGGGGGGGATGGGCGGAAAGGAAGACAGTGACGTGCTTCAAATAAATATCGTAGGTTCGGGACCCTTGTTGGCTGGTCTGGGTGGGTAGGCGGGGTCGTGGTTCGGTAGCGGATCTCAGCCCGTGGGGAATTGGACTAGGTGCACATTTGGGCACCTGACTGGAGGAATCGGTTTCACATCCGTTTTCCTCACTTAAGTGATAGTAACGATGTCACTTTTTGCTGCAAAGAATTAAGCAAACATCGCTAGCAAAGTCTGCCGCCAAGAAACACTGCCCATAAATGGAATTAGTTATATCTGCCAAGAAAGTTCTTCCCAGGCATGGCCAtttgctctgcttttctgtgttttttccatCAGGGATGTATTCGGCTGGTGAATGACTCTTGGCCTGTCCTGGCTTGTTAAAGCGTAGCCTGTTTCCCGGGCGGCTTTCGATAGAATGCCTCCCTGGAGGCTGCCATGGAGGTAGATTGATTAGCAAAGTGGGGAGAATCGGAGTCATTTAAGGAGCTGTGCTGTTCTAGGGGATCTCTTCGGGTTTTGCATTGTCTTTCACCCTGTTGCCTTGGGCTTCCTCGTCTGGAAAACGGGGCAGAGACTTTGGAGATGCTTTTTAACTCTTGACGGCACACCGGCTTGAACATTTACTGTAAATACAACCTTTATATTGTGTGGCTCTCCCTATCACCACATCTAACGAGGGGAGACTGGGCTGCCATCATCTgggaaataattttattgaatCTGAGAGACTAAAGTGCAGAGCGTTTGGTGTGGGAGGAAGTCCATCTCCCTACACCTAGACATTCTCTGTCCCCCTAACACATCTGGGCACTCTTGTGGAGCTGCTAGGAAGAGCTTGTCCTTGAAGGTTTCCAGTGCAAAAACATACTGCTATTCCTTGACTGTTTAAGACTGTAAGAACTAATGCACTCCTTCAGAAATATCATCATGTCCCAAGAAATGGCAAAAATGGCTGTCCTGGTTAAGTTACATTTTCTGGTGAACGGTACAGGGCTATAAATGAGATGAATGGAGCATTTTCATCTCTCCAAGTAATCTGACCTTATGATAGGCTTTTTAGAAAGAACTCTTCCCCCGTGGGCTGGGGATTGACCCCAGGCAGGACtttgcttgctaggcaaatacttACCACTGAGCACTACCCCAAGTCTTTAAAATTTCAGGTCTTAAGGGGCCATGGGAAAGAGCTGCCTGGAGACCATGGTCATGGGGGGCTCAGGTGGAACCAGGTGTCCCACCTGGCCTTTGAGCCAAGCTGTCCTCTAACTTGGCTCCTTGTACCATGTGGTTACAGGCTGACAATACTTGATTTGTAAGGACTTGTGCAGGACCTGGGTACCCCTCCTCATTGGAGCGGGGCCTGTTTGGATGGCTGCCATCTTAAAGCACAGGACCTGCCCAATTTTTGTAGTTTGGAAAATTAGCATCACAGTGCAGAGCCCAAAGCTTACATAAAAAGACCTCATTAGCTTGATTTTTGGCTGAGGGAGAAAAATTGCTCTGCCATCTTGCACTTTTGAAATCTCCTTTTAGAAGTACAGTTCAATTAGAAAAAATGAGGTTGGATTTTAGGAGTTGgcatcagtctctgtgagttcaatataATGTTAAATGCTTAGGATTATAGGCTGGGAAGAGAAGTAACTGCAGATGTTTGGATAAATTgataaatatcattaaaatgttCTCCAGACGAGATCCTTTCTTAGAATTTGAcctgggttgatttttttttttttttttggtagcaattgccaatctcattttttttctctgtagggcctgaaaaaaaagatgtgttcatCTCCTCTGCTGTTTAAGCCTACCAAACTGAGAAACGACCTCTGTAGTGGTTCTGTACTGCAAGGAAGCATTCCACTTAACGGTGTTGCCGTTTCTCTTTGCAGCAAAAGGCTCTCAAAGTAAAGAACTTAAAGAATGTCAGATATATGAAGCTGATTTCCATGGAAACGTCGTCGTCCTCTGATGACAGTTGTGACAGCTTTGCTTCTGATAATTTTGCAAACACAGTAAGTGCTGCCCAAGAATAAACAGAATTGAGTCTGCAATGCTCCAAATGCCCCGAAATGCTTTGTGCATGATTAAAACTGCTTGCTTTTCGCCTGCGTTTCTATGCGGCCGTGAGGGAAATGCGGCATGCACTGTAATTTCATTTCACTCTTTGCTGGGGTTCTAGGTAGTAATTGTTGGAGGTGGATTAGCTGCTCATTGTGTCCCTTTGAAGTGTCGCCTAGCCTAACACGACTGATGACTTGCTATAACAACTCAGAAATCATTTGTAAACCTCTGAACCATTTTTCTTTGTAACAAAAGCCATTCTCTTGTAGTGCACTTGTAAATGTGATTTGCTCTCTGCACGCTTTATGGAAAATTGGttcttgaaaaagagaaaaaaaaaatccacaaccacatttatttattttacagcaaCCTAAATTCAGGTCAGATATCAGTGAAGAACTGGCTAATGTTTTTTATGAGGACTCTGATAATGAATCTTTCTGCGGCTTTTCAAAGGGTGAGGTGCAAGTTGTATTAAGCCATTGTGGATTTTTACAGAAACCAGGGCCAGATGTCACTAACGAATTGGCCAGCATTTTTCATGCCGACTCTGATGATGAATCATTTTGCGGTTTTTCAGAGAGTGAGATACAAGATGGAATGGTGAGTCTGAGAAGTTCACCAGTATCAAGAAGTGAGGTACATTTAGAGGCTGGGGAGATTTGCCCTtcgacctcctcctcctccccatacCTATAGCTCTCCTTTCAGTCCAGCTAGGAGACTTTGATGACCTGATCATGTTTTCTTCGTGTCTTCAAGCCATTTTTACCCATGTCCTGCGTGTAGGCCtttaacacaatttttttttaggttCTAAAAGTCTTGGAGATTTGTTAAATAAAGTTGGCTATCCTGCAGATTGCCGTTAGCTGCAGATCTGGCCTGATGCCAGGAGGCACGTATGTCCTAAGGATTAGCTACATTGGCACTTAGGTGCAGATGCCCAGTCCAGGGCTGGCGCGGAGCTGACAAGGCTGGGTTCCAATAGTTCCAGTTGTGCCTGCATCTTGGGAGCCTCTCAGGACCACATCGATGATGACAAGTAGGGCCTTTCCTGCTTCAGTGTTTTCTTGCTCGCTGGTCTGCTTTGCCTGTCCGCCTGTGCTTCTCTCCCCTCTCGGCTGTCACCTCCCCGGGTGGCTGCCATGCCTGTGCTCTAGTCCCTGAGCATGGTATGCTTAAACTGTCCCCTAAGGAAGTGGGGTGTGCATTACAGTCACCTGCATGTTCTCCCCTTCACCTTGCCTGACAACATTCCCACAGGCCACCGCTTGAATGACACCGTTCTGAGGGACAGCACTTGCCCTAGAACTATTTCTTCAGCAACTGCTGTGCCAGTGCATGCTTCCCTAATATAAAAGACTTTGGTCCCAACGGGTGTTGATTGGCATTTGTTAGCTGGGGACAGTGCAGAACTGGATGTGACCCATTGTCTGCGGCTTGACTAGTCTAGGCAGTCTCTTAGCTCTTTGGGGGTATTAACTTGTGATGACTAGAACGATAGTTGGTTGAAAGTGCTAAGAGTTcatgaaagttttgttttgtgatctcCATCCATGAACACTACCTGCCCATGGGGATCCTTATTTgttggtactggggatcaaacccagggtcttggaTATGCTAAACAtagactctaccactgaactgcatccTCAGCCCATTCAGTGTtttgaggggctgaggagatggctcagcttgcCTTGCCAAGTATAAGGACTgcagttcagtctccagaaacTTACGTACATGCTTAGTGGGTATGGTGGCTTCTCTGTAGTTCCAGCTTCTCAGAAAGCAGAGATAGGATCCTTAGAGCAAGTTGGCTAACAAGATAGCACATCATTGAGCTCTGGATTTgattgagagatcctgtctcactcAGTAAGGTCAAAGATGATTCCTGATAGTAAGCTCAggcctgcacatgcacactcatgcatgggcacacatgcaAAAATGAGAATTATGCTGTCCTGAACATTCATGTTCTAAGCTTTCATGTGTCTATGTATTGGGTCTCTACCTAGGAGTGGATGGCTGGAATATATGGAGACTGTTTAACTTTTGAGCAAGCTGGCAGATTTAGCTTTACTAGTTGGTATGAAGTGATATCTAGATCTTGACTTACAAACTCGGTTAATTTGAGTGGTAGCTAGACTAGTCAGAGTCAAAGACTAGAAAGATGGTGGTAGCCAGGGACTGGTGTTGGGAGGAATTggtattttttgcttgtttgtttgtttttgaggcagggtctggcagtgtagctcaggctggcctagaactggctgtgtagcccagggtccCTACTTGTAGGGCTTAACTGGCATGGGCCAACACACCCCACAGAGCTTACTGTTGAATGGACCTGAAGTTTCAGTTCAGCGAGATAAAATCTTGGTTCAAGTGAAGGCCCCACAGCAATGAGGTGTATTTTAATcacaattaaaaaggaaatggaaattggCAGTCTAGGATATTACTTAATACTATCATAGGCATTGAAACCACGTTTATGGGTGGAACACAGATGTCCCTAGAGGACTTTATGAGAATGACCCGGGATTAGTTTTTGGGAAATGGGAAGGGGGTAGGCGTATAGTTAGCACAGGTCTTGGGACCGTGATGGTGGCTGGGGCAGCGTCTCAGAAGAGCAACCCTATGAAGCTCTTCTCCCGTTGTGTGCATTTTCAAGTCTTGATTTTGTTGCCCGTGATCCTTGCTGGCCACTTGGGCTGATTTGCTCTCATCCTTTATTCCGAAAGGATCTGTAGCAGTCATTGGGGCCGCTTGTCTGCCAGTCACAGGTCCTTAACACCCCCCTTTGCTCTCTTAACCAGAGACTTCAGTTAGACAGGGAAGGCTGCAGGACCCGGAGTCAGTGCCGCCACCCCGGACCCCTCAGGGTAGCCATGAAGTTCCCAGCAAGGAATACCCGGAGGTCGGCCACCAAAAAGGCAGTCCCCTCAAAACCCTCTGAGAACTCCGCCAACGATTCCCAGTCTGActctgaagaggaggaggacggcATGAACTTCCTGGAGAAAAGGGCTCTAAATATCAAGCAGAACAAAGCCATGGTAGGTGTTGGGATGCATTAGCACCCTCCCCAGCTTTTCCCTGAGCAAAACAGAGCCATGGTAGGTGTTAGGGTGCATCAGCACCCTCCCCAGCTTTTCCCTGAGCAAGCTCATGTCTTCTACCTCTCTCCTAAGAACTGTTTCCACGTAGTTGTGAAGACTTCATGGTGTgttttcaatatttatatttgtttttatttgtgtgggggaggggggctgtgcTATGCGTGcggtgcccttggaggctagagGAGGGCATTttgtgtcccctggaactggagttagttaggcatgattgtgagctaccatgtgggtgctgggagctgaacccaggtcctctgcaagagcagccagtgcttttgacCGCTGAGCCTTCTGTCCAGCCCCTGCGGCTGCTTTGGATGACTAGTGGGGAAGTCAGAAACTTGACTGTGTCAACCTGTTAACTAGTAAGTTAAGGGATAAGTTAAGGAGAAAGTTAAGGCTAGCATTATTTCCACAAATGGCCTGTTGTCACCTGTTACAATTTGTTCACTTTCTTCCCCTCTTTAGCTTGCAAAACTCATGTCAGAATTAGAAAGCTTCCCTGGCATATTCTCTGGAAGACATTCCCTCCCCGGCCACAGATCCAAAGGTGTAAGTCCTTCTTTCTAAACTGTTGTTTTGGACAAGCCCAGGGCAGATCCCTGAGATTTTAGGGTCTTGTTTttatgctgggggtggggtcGCTAGAAACCAGTCTTCCTGGGGCTCTGGATGATCTTCGCATCCTGGACATCTTGGCTCTCCCACCCTGTGGCCACACTCCTTTGGTAATTGCTCCTCTTCGTACTAGCAGCAAGGAAGATTGACGACTTGTTGCTCTGTCCCCAAGCAGCACATTTTCTTCCTACATGCGAGATAGAAAataggtttgtttttaaaagccgATTGAGGGGGAAAAGTACACACAATTTCTTTTGTCAAGTCATATCCTGATAATGGTATCTGATGGCATCCCAAGGGACTAAGCTGgtgtgaatggggggtgggggggggttgttgtgtTGGCTATGGCACAAAAGACAAGTCTGTATTTCCCTACttccccatggggagtcaggcCGGAAGCCAGCAAGGCGTGGCGGGAAGCAACCCACGCATTCTTTGTGTAATATGGAGATAGCATGTGTGTTTTGGGAGTCAGAGACGTCATGGGAAAGGCTTTGGGGTCAGGAGCTCAGGTTTCACATGTCCAGTAACTGAAGTAGAAGAGTAAATGGCAGAATAAGAAGTCAAAGTTGCACTGGCTGTGTGTATGGCTTTGGGGTGGTGTTTACGCATTATGGAAAGGGCCAAGGAAATGTGAAAATGGAGCTCTTCTTTGACCTAACTCTCCTTAAGGGAAAGTTGCAGTTTCCCCAAGTGAGGATCTCTGTAATAGAGCAAGTGGAGCTATATTGTGTGTTTCATTCACCAGTCAAAGCCACCTAGAAGACGCACATTCCCTGGTGTGGCTTCCAGAAGGAACCCTGAACGGAGAGCCCGGCCTCTTACCAGGTCAAGGTCTCGGATCCTGGGGTCTTCGGGTGCTCTtcccacagaggaggaggaggaagaggaggaagaggataagTACATGCTAGTGAGAAGGAGGAAGTCTGTGGACGGCTACATGAATGTGAGTCCTTGCTGATCTCTCCTCTTAGTGTTTCCCATCTTCAGGAAGCTTGGCATTGAGCACCCAGCCTCAGACCATCCCAAGTCATGAATGCTACATAAGCGTACTTAATTTTGTTAGCGGCCAGGAGTCAGATTTTCAACTTCTCAATATTGTAGGAATTATTTCTGTGCTTTTGGCCAGTTATCCTCACAGTACGTTTATGGGCTGCTCCCTTTCTCCATAAGCAAGAAAAATTTTCCAGGTTGAATTTTCTGTGAAAAGTTTCAAACAAAGCATCCTGAGATTTAGGGCTACAGAGAGGAACTCAATCTCATGCTTCTTATTCAGGACGATGACATGCCCAGAGGTCGTCGCCCTGGGTCCATGACCCTTCCACATATAATTCGCCCGGTAGAGGAAGTTACAGAGGAAGAGATCAAGAACATTTGCGGCAACTCTCGCGAGAAGATCTACAACCGATCGCTGGTGAGTGCCCTGGGGTTATGTCTTGAAACCGAAGCTGCACATGGCATATGGTCTGGACATTAATGCTtgcgcatttttttttttttcatacaaggGAAGAAGAGTTTTATAGTATGCCTTTGAATGAATCTGCCTAGGAAGTCTGAAGTAGGGTTATATCTTCCTAATTTAGAAGTAGATTCATTCAGCTGGGATTTACAGTGTATCGTTAGGGTGTATCTGTCTCCAGCCACTGGGAATGCAGTGGTGagccaaagattttaaaaaaaatggatttagAAAAGAGGATAAACATGGATTTGGgtggaattttctttttcccatgctggggatcaaacccaggacctcgaGTGGGTTAGGGATGTACTCTGGCCTTGAGCCCTCCAAACAGTTTTGACGATATGACATTGTACCACGGATAGAGTGCGAAGCCTTGCTCAGGATGCTTTCATGCTTGTGTATGCGGGTGCTACGTGAACTTTAAGAAGAAGCGTCGGGTCCTTTCTTACCCGTGTGGGTGTTCTCGGTgccatgtttctgtttttgtttttctctacaaAATGCGGCGTTTGCGTCTTCTCTCACCGGGTCTTCCTTCCAGGGCTCTACATGCCACCAGTGTCGCCAGAAAACCATTGATACCAAAACAAACTGCAGAAACCCAGACTGCTGGGGCATCCGGGGCCAGTTCTGTGGTCCCTGCCTTCGGAACCGCTACGGTGAAGAGGTCAAGGATGCCCTCTTGGACCCGGTAGGTGCCTTAAAAGGTCGGGGAGGGGCTGGAACTCTTGGTGTCAGGAGTACACGGTGTGGT of Peromyscus maniculatus bairdii isolate BWxNUB_F1_BW_parent chromosome 4, HU_Pman_BW_mat_3.1, whole genome shotgun sequence contains these proteins:
- the Cdca7 gene encoding cell division cycle-associated protein 7 isoform X2; this translates as MEARRTRQKALKVKNLKNVRYMKLISMETSSSSDDSCDSFASDNFANTKPGPDVTNELASIFHADSDDESFCGFSESEIQDGMRLQLDREGCRTRSQCRHPGPLRVAMKFPARNTRRSATKKAVPSKPSENSANDSQSDSEEEEDGMNFLEKRALNIKQNKAMLAKLMSELESFPGIFSGRHSLPGHRSKGSKPPRRRTFPGVASRRNPERRARPLTRSRSRILGSSGALPTEEEEEEEEEDKYMLVRRRKSVDGYMNDDDMPRGRRPGSMTLPHIIRPVEEVTEEEIKNICGNSREKIYNRSLGSTCHQCRQKTIDTKTNCRNPDCWGIRGQFCGPCLRNRYGEEVKDALLDPNWHCPPCRGICNCSFCRQRDGRCATGVLVYLAKYHGFGNVHAYLKSLKQEFEMQA
- the Cdca7 gene encoding cell division cycle-associated protein 7 isoform X1, with translation MEARRTRQKALKVKNLKNVRYMKLISMETSSSSDDSCDSFASDNFANTQPKFRSDISEELANVFYEDSDNESFCGFSKGEVQVVLSHCGFLQKPGPDVTNELASIFHADSDDESFCGFSESEIQDGMRLQLDREGCRTRSQCRHPGPLRVAMKFPARNTRRSATKKAVPSKPSENSANDSQSDSEEEEDGMNFLEKRALNIKQNKAMLAKLMSELESFPGIFSGRHSLPGHRSKGSKPPRRRTFPGVASRRNPERRARPLTRSRSRILGSSGALPTEEEEEEEEEDKYMLVRRRKSVDGYMNDDDMPRGRRPGSMTLPHIIRPVEEVTEEEIKNICGNSREKIYNRSLGSTCHQCRQKTIDTKTNCRNPDCWGIRGQFCGPCLRNRYGEEVKDALLDPNWHCPPCRGICNCSFCRQRDGRCATGVLVYLAKYHGFGNVHAYLKSLKQEFEMQA
- the Cdca7 gene encoding cell division cycle-associated protein 7 isoform X3 produces the protein MEARRTRQKALKVKNLKNVRYMKLISMETSSSSDDSCDSFASDNFANTRLQLDREGCRTRSQCRHPGPLRVAMKFPARNTRRSATKKAVPSKPSENSANDSQSDSEEEEDGMNFLEKRALNIKQNKAMLAKLMSELESFPGIFSGRHSLPGHRSKGSKPPRRRTFPGVASRRNPERRARPLTRSRSRILGSSGALPTEEEEEEEEEDKYMLVRRRKSVDGYMNDDDMPRGRRPGSMTLPHIIRPVEEVTEEEIKNICGNSREKIYNRSLGSTCHQCRQKTIDTKTNCRNPDCWGIRGQFCGPCLRNRYGEEVKDALLDPNWHCPPCRGICNCSFCRQRDGRCATGVLVYLAKYHGFGNVHAYLKSLKQEFEMQA